A stretch of the Lepidochelys kempii isolate rLepKem1 chromosome 15, rLepKem1.hap2, whole genome shotgun sequence genome encodes the following:
- the LOC140898893 gene encoding sodium-dependent serotonin transporter-like, translating to MSEQNSPIQADSLPRQDIKTNPSHTANPVLLMTQMDSRDKWSKKMDFLLSVIGFAVDLGNVWRFPYICYQNGGGAFLIPYTLMAIFGGVPLFYMELALGQFHRTGAISIWKRICPIFKGIGFAICIIALYVSFYYNTIIAWALYYFYSSFTGTLPWTSCDNPWNTPNCTNYFGQSNVTWTTFSKSPAEEFYTRKVLEIQKSSGLYDVGGIRWQLILCLFLIFTIVYFSLWKGVKTSGKVVWVTATLPYIVLLILLVRGATLPGAWRGIVFYLRPDWEKLMSTAVWVDAAAQIFFSLGPGFGVLLALASYNHFNNNCYRDAIVTSAVNCLTSFLSGFVIFTVLGYMAEMRDMEVEDVAKDKGPSLLFITYPEAIANMVGSTFFAIIFFLMMITLGLDSTFGGLEAVITAVMDEYPHILEKQRELFVLSLITICFLGSLTTLTHGGAYVVKLLEEFGAGCSILAVVLLEAIAVSWFYGIQRFCNDVKAMLGFTPGIFWKVCWVAISPAFLAFIIVSSLLDQPPLMLFDYHYPEWSISVGYLIGASSFICIPFYMVYKLVWTPGSLKQRLAVCIRPEKAIRDQHADSVCMSSVP from the exons ATGTCAGAACAAAACTCTCCAATTCAAGCGGATAGCCTTCCCAGACAGGATATAAAAACAAACCCCAGCCACACTGCCAACCCTGTGTTGCTCATGACCCAAATGGATTCCCGGGACAAGTGGAGCAAAAAAATGGATTTTCTTTTATCAGTGATTGGATTTGCTGTAGATTTGGGCAACGTCTGGAGGTTCCCTTATATCTGTTATCAGAACGGAGGGG gggCCTTTCTCATTCCTTACACTCTGATGGCCATCTTTGGAGGAGTACCTCTCTTCTACATGGAGCTGGCCCTGGGACAGTTTCATAGGACAGGAGCTATCTCCATCTGGAAACGCATCTGTCCCATCTTTAAAG GCATTGGCTTTGCTATTTGCATTATCGCCCTATATGTCTCCTTCTACTACAACACCATCATCGCCTGGGCCTTGTATTATTTCTACTCCTCCTTCACTGGTACCCTGCCCTGGACAAGCTGTGACAATCCCTGGAACACCCCCAACTGCACCAACTACTTTGGACAGAGCAACGTGACTTGGACCACCTTCTCTAAGTCACCAGCAGAAGAGTTTTATAC GAGAAAGGTCCTTGAGATTCAGAAATCCAGTGGCCTGTATGACGTTGGCGGGATCCGCTGGCAGCTTATCCTTTGCCTTTTTCTCATCTTCACGATTGTTTACTTCAGCCTGTGGAAAGGAGTGAAAACCTCAGGGAAG GTGGTGTGGGTGACAGCTACGCTGCCTTACATCGTCCTCCTCATCCTGCTGGTTCGGGGAGCTACTCTGCCAGGGGCTTGGAGAGGGATCGTCTTCTATCTCAGACCCGACTGGGAGAAGCTCATGAGCACTGCT GTTTGGGTTGATGCTGCTGCCCAGATCTTTTTCTCCTTGGGCCCAGGATTTGGTGTTCTTCTCGCGCTTGCCAGTTACAACCATTTCAACAACAACTGTTACCG AGACGCCATTGTCACCAGCGCAGTGAACTGTCTGACCAGCTTCCTGTCAGGGTTTGTCATTTTCACAGTGCTGGGCTACATGGCTGAAATGAGAGATATGGAGGTGGAAGATGTAGCAAAAGATAAAG GTCCAAGTCTCCTTTTTATCACCTACCCTGAGGCCATCGCAAATATGGTGGGCTCTACCTTCTTTGCCATCATATTCTTCCTCATGATGATCACGCTGGGGTTGGACAGCACG TTTGGAGGCCTGGAAGCTGTGATCACGGCGGTAATGGACGAATACCCTCACATCCTAGAAAAGCAAAGGGAGCTGTTCGTACTTAGCCTCATCACCATATGCTTTCTGGGCTCTCTCACCACCCTTACACAC GGTGGAGCATATGTTGTCAAACTGCTGGAGGAATTTGGTGCCGGTTGCTCAATTCTGGCGGTGGTGTTACTGGAAGCAATAGCTGTGTCATGGTTTTACG GAATTCAGAGGTTCTGTAACGATGTCAAAGCCATGCTGGGCTTCACCCCAGGGATATTCTGGAAGGTCTGCTGGGTTGCCATCAGCCCTGCCTTTTTAGCG TTTATAATAGTCAGCTCTCTCCTGGACCAGCCACCGCTCATGCTGTTTGACTATCACTACCCCGAGTGGAGTATCTCAGTGGGGTACCTCATAGGAGCATCGTCCTTCATCTGTATCCCTTTCTACATGGTGTACAAGCTGGTCTGGACTCCTGGATCCCTTAAACAG CGTCTAGCAGTGTGCATTCGACCAGAGAAAGCCATACGAGACCAGCACGCGGATTCAGTATGTATGTCATCAGTGCCATAG